In a single window of the Ruminococcus albus 7 = DSM 20455 genome:
- a CDS encoding FtsQ-type POTRA domain-containing protein has protein sequence MNDNYENEPVPAMTAKKPARKLDLRMLYAGAAVTAAVVILLLCMTVFFNVSNVEIRGVSLYTDDQIINVGGIYEDMNLVRTDPARAEKRLTDNLVYIDEVKISKSYPSTVVIDCKEAVKAADIEYEGGYYVLSYSGRILEADNPEPTGDIPIVTGFKFYVAEDQIEKGAELTEEEIFAYRAPGAKLRSEDDYSDKILIDLLNGLKDQGFEKVKNIDMTSRANILMNVDNRLDIKLGSSADIEYKLSYFKAVMGKLAENYEGTLIYNGSENGVSAIPKDQYLGKPTFAKDPEKPKDESKAEDETADNTDNTDNTENADNTAEDQNTEVNGDNADDNTENIQEGEQYYDNGDWTDNTWDDGQYYDYGDQNYDYGDQNYDNGGWYDDTNGGGEYYW, from the coding sequence ATGAATGATAATTATGAAAACGAACCTGTGCCTGCGATGACAGCCAAAAAACCGGCACGAAAGCTGGATCTGCGTATGCTGTACGCGGGCGCGGCAGTCACCGCGGCAGTGGTGATACTTCTCCTGTGCATGACGGTATTTTTCAATGTCAGCAACGTGGAGATCCGGGGCGTGAGCCTCTATACCGATGACCAGATAATCAACGTCGGGGGGATATACGAGGATATGAACCTTGTAAGAACAGATCCCGCCCGCGCCGAAAAGCGGCTTACGGATAATCTCGTTTACATAGACGAGGTCAAGATTTCCAAGTCATACCCCTCAACAGTTGTTATCGACTGCAAGGAGGCTGTCAAGGCTGCCGATATCGAATATGAAGGCGGCTACTATGTGCTGAGCTATTCGGGACGTATCCTGGAAGCCGACAATCCCGAACCCACAGGGGATATCCCCATAGTCACAGGCTTTAAATTCTATGTGGCTGAGGATCAGATAGAAAAAGGCGCCGAGCTTACCGAAGAGGAGATATTCGCTTACCGTGCCCCCGGAGCAAAGCTCAGATCAGAGGACGATTACAGCGACAAGATACTCATCGACCTGCTGAACGGACTGAAGGATCAGGGCTTTGAAAAGGTCAAGAACATAGATATGACCTCCCGCGCAAATATACTTATGAACGTGGATAACAGGCTCGATATAAAGCTGGGCAGCTCCGCGGATATAGAGTATAAACTCAGCTACTTCAAGGCTGTTATGGGCAAGCTTGCCGAGAACTACGAGGGAACCCTTATTTATAACGGTTCTGAGAACGGAGTTTCGGCTATACCTAAGGATCAGTACCTCGGAAAGCCTACCTTTGCCAAGGATCCCGAAAAGCCCAAAGACGAAAGCAAGGCTGAGGATGAAACCGCCGATAATACCGATAATACCGATAATACCGAAAATGCTGATAATACCGCTGAAGATCAGAACACTGAGGTCAACGGCGATAATGCTGATGATAACACCGAAAATATCCAGGAAGGCGAACAGTACTACGATAACGGAGACTGGACGGATAATACCTGGGATGACGGACAGTACTATGATTACGGCGATCAGAACTATGATTACGGCGATCAGAACTATGATAACGGCGGCTGGTATGATGATACCAACGGCGGCGGCGAATACTATTGGTAA
- a CDS encoding FumA C-terminus/TtdB family hydratase beta subunit, whose translation MAELRKFRTEELKARSSELRCGDKILVTGTVYTARDAAHKRFAALLDEGKELPIPLEGAVIYYAGPTPAPEGRPIGSCGPTTSGRMDRFAPRLLDLGLGGMIGKGERSQEVRDAVVRNKAVYLCAVGGAGALACNCIKSCEVIAFEDLGCESVKKLYVEDFPLIVADDCFGGDIFSSGRAEYCTAE comes from the coding sequence ATGGCAGAACTCAGAAAATTCCGCACAGAGGAGCTTAAAGCCAGAAGCAGCGAGCTCCGCTGCGGTGATAAGATACTGGTAACTGGTACAGTTTATACTGCAAGAGATGCAGCGCATAAAAGGTTCGCAGCACTGCTCGATGAGGGCAAGGAGCTGCCGATACCGCTGGAAGGCGCTGTGATATACTACGCAGGTCCCACACCCGCACCCGAGGGCAGACCGATCGGTTCATGCGGTCCCACTACTTCAGGCAGAATGGACAGGTTCGCTCCTCGTCTTCTTGATCTGGGTCTTGGCGGCATGATCGGTAAGGGCGAAAGATCGCAGGAGGTCAGGGACGCTGTTGTAAGAAATAAAGCTGTTTATCTATGTGCAGTCGGCGGCGCAGGTGCGCTTGCCTGCAATTGCATAAAGTCCTGTGAGGTCATCGCTTTTGAAGACCTCGGCTGTGAATCCGTAAAAAAGCTTTACGTTGAGGACTTCCCTCTTATCGTGGCAGATGATTGCTTCGGAGGAGATATTTTCTCAAGCGGCAGGGCTGAATACTGCACAGCAGAATAA
- the ftsZ gene encoding cell division protein FtsZ yields the protein MSYEFVEEPLVGASIKVIGVGGGGGNALNGIAEAGIQGNVEYIAVNTDIQALKKSLADRQIQIGAKLTHGLGAGAKPEIGEASAQESQDEIAEAIKDADMVFITAGMGGGTGTGAAPVVAEIAQSLDKLTIAVVTKPFKFEGVKKMQRAESGIEQLVKHVDALIVIPNQNLITSDMRLTMKQSYQIADEVLKTDVIAIAEIITRHDEINVDFADVTTILKGAGRAHIAIGHGEGKDKVQDIVDQVIASRILETSIRGARRLIVNVNMSEDLLISDMDELTAAIADAADDGAEIIFGNGTNPDTKDCMDVTVIAADFVDGIPSAANYQEAAALQQSQVQAVQAVQAVSPAPSAQTFSFQRTEADKKADAEAMYKAGVKAADKTDIYDDIFNVFKNK from the coding sequence ATGAGTTACGAATTTGTAGAAGAGCCCCTTGTTGGCGCAAGCATTAAAGTCATCGGCGTTGGCGGCGGCGGCGGAAACGCACTTAACGGCATTGCCGAGGCAGGTATACAGGGTAATGTTGAGTATATAGCAGTTAATACTGATATACAGGCACTTAAAAAGTCACTGGCTGACAGACAGATACAGATAGGCGCTAAGCTCACCCACGGTCTGGGTGCAGGCGCAAAGCCCGAGATCGGTGAGGCTTCCGCACAGGAGAGCCAGGATGAGATCGCAGAGGCTATCAAGGATGCCGATATGGTATTCATCACCGCAGGTATGGGCGGCGGAACAGGTACAGGCGCAGCTCCTGTAGTAGCAGAGATCGCACAGAGCCTCGATAAGCTGACCATAGCTGTAGTTACCAAGCCCTTCAAGTTCGAAGGCGTAAAGAAGATGCAGAGAGCAGAGAGCGGTATCGAGCAGCTGGTAAAGCACGTTGATGCGCTGATCGTTATACCTAACCAGAACCTCATCACAAGCGATATGAGACTGACCATGAAGCAGTCCTACCAGATCGCAGATGAAGTACTGAAGACAGACGTTATCGCAATTGCTGAGATAATCACAAGACATGACGAGATAAACGTTGACTTCGCAGACGTTACCACCATACTCAAGGGTGCGGGCAGAGCTCACATAGCTATCGGCCACGGCGAAGGCAAGGATAAGGTACAGGATATCGTAGATCAGGTAATAGCTTCCAGAATACTGGAAACCTCTATCAGAGGCGCAAGAAGACTGATCGTAAACGTAAATATGTCCGAGGATCTGCTCATAAGCGATATGGACGAGCTGACAGCAGCTATCGCAGATGCAGCTGATGACGGCGCAGAGATCATCTTCGGTAACGGCACAAATCCTGATACAAAGGATTGCATGGACGTTACAGTTATCGCTGCAGATTTCGTTGACGGCATCCCTTCCGCTGCTAACTATCAGGAAGCAGCAGCACTCCAGCAGTCTCAGGTACAGGCTGTTCAGGCTGTACAGGCAGTATCCCCTGCTCCTTCCGCTCAGACATTCTCTTTCCAGAGAACAGAGGCTGATAAGAAGGCTGATGCTGAGGCTATGTACAAGGCAGGCGTAAAGGCAGCTGATAAGACAGATATCTACGATGATATCTTCAACGTATTCAAGAATAAGTGA
- a CDS encoding serpin family protein, with translation MNNSYIKKALSAALAALVLSMTSCGNITEKKDTPPTKKPDTDSSSATPSDEPVVTSDEYSDTPAPLSVAPLSSVTLDENYILPDADFYASYRDYAAELFKAVCTDDIKSGKNAMISPESVMMALGMTANGAKGDTLSQMETALGGKGIDAINNAMQYRMNRFMANEDVSFNVANSVWVRDDANRIQMSQDFCDKVKSVYNADSFLAPFDSTTLDVINSWVNKNTNNMIPNILDYIPDEAVAYLINAIAFEGAWADNYEVYQISEDDKFTNYKGEEEKAVMLYSQEGSYFSDENTTGFMKDYEGHDYAFMAMLPSEDTDIADYVAGIDGDKLSKLWRSASGDVNVCIPEFTFDYNSELSDELKSMGMELPFTESADFSGMAETSSGALYINRVIHKTHIELDRNGTKAAAATAVVMTDECAMEEEEPKIVYLNRPFVYAIIDKESGTPIFIGAVNTLNG, from the coding sequence ATGAATAACTCATATATCAAAAAAGCATTGTCTGCCGCCCTTGCAGCACTTGTGCTATCTATGACATCCTGCGGAAATATCACCGAAAAGAAAGATACACCGCCAACGAAAAAGCCCGATACTGATTCATCTTCAGCCACACCTTCCGATGAACCCGTAGTGACCTCCGACGAGTATTCCGATACACCCGCTCCCCTCTCTGTTGCGCCGCTGTCATCCGTCACCCTTGATGAAAATTATATCCTGCCCGATGCTGACTTCTATGCTTCCTACCGCGACTACGCCGCAGAGCTTTTCAAAGCAGTATGTACCGATGATATCAAATCGGGCAAAAACGCTATGATATCCCCCGAGAGCGTTATGATGGCACTTGGTATGACAGCCAACGGCGCTAAGGGCGATACCCTTTCACAGATGGAAACAGCCCTCGGCGGCAAGGGTATCGACGCTATAAACAACGCCATGCAGTACCGCATGAACAGATTCATGGCTAACGAAGATGTAAGCTTCAATGTCGCAAATTCCGTGTGGGTGCGCGATGATGCCAACCGTATACAGATGTCACAGGACTTCTGCGATAAGGTAAAGTCGGTGTACAACGCAGACAGCTTCCTTGCCCCCTTTGACAGCACAACCCTGGATGTTATAAACTCATGGGTAAACAAGAACACCAATAATATGATCCCCAATATACTCGATTATATCCCCGATGAAGCTGTTGCTTACCTTATTAATGCCATCGCTTTTGAGGGCGCATGGGCTGATAACTACGAGGTCTACCAGATATCCGAGGACGATAAATTCACTAACTACAAAGGTGAAGAAGAAAAAGCAGTTATGCTGTATTCTCAGGAGGGCAGCTATTTCTCAGATGAGAATACCACAGGCTTCATGAAAGACTACGAAGGTCATGACTACGCTTTCATGGCTATGCTCCCATCCGAAGACACTGATATCGCAGACTATGTCGCAGGTATTGACGGAGACAAGCTTAGCAAGCTGTGGCGTTCAGCAAGCGGCGATGTTAACGTGTGCATACCTGAATTTACATTTGATTACAACAGTGAACTCAGCGATGAACTGAAGTCTATGGGCATGGAGCTCCCCTTCACCGAATCAGCAGATTTTTCAGGCATGGCAGAAACCTCATCGGGTGCCCTCTATATCAACCGCGTCATCCACAAGACCCATATCGAGCTCGACCGCAACGGCACAAAGGCAGCTGCAGCTACCGCAGTAGTGATGACCGACGAATGCGCCATGGAGGAGGAAGAACCCAAGATAGTATACCTGAACAGACCCTTTGTATACGCTATAATAGATAAAGAAAGCGGTACTCCCATTTTCATAGGTGCTGTCAACACCTTAAATGGCTGA
- a CDS encoding type II secretion system protein, with amino-acid sequence MKNNNKKGFTLVELSVVICIVGILSCLLVPNLISFIKKAKIAAAIADTKTIKTSIESSLTDHLVINYGESTAAFNKVLYLEQGNNKNRKYEIVGCFTNYSWNVYKTSKPGTSTGSQAIDRLIAGQLDATFSESWEKGKKVNPLSYNSDTKNCAKYLKDNNTNFGLVVVYNNTGEVRMIQLYRKGILVTYVNGEYIVNTSSKAHFIGTGTWDKIYTDSKKQSPDSFYNINLSNKQIGSDGNMGGWY; translated from the coding sequence ATGAAAAATAATAATAAAAAGGGTTTCACTCTGGTAGAATTATCTGTTGTTATATGTATTGTCGGTATTTTGTCCTGCCTGCTTGTACCGAATCTGATAAGCTTCATCAAAAAGGCAAAGATAGCTGCTGCTATCGCAGATACAAAGACGATAAAAACTTCTATCGAAAGTTCTTTGACAGATCATCTGGTAATTAATTATGGCGAATCGACAGCGGCGTTCAACAAGGTGCTTTATCTTGAACAGGGCAATAACAAAAACAGAAAATACGAGATAGTAGGCTGTTTCACCAACTACAGCTGGAATGTATACAAGACCTCCAAGCCCGGCACTTCAACGGGTTCTCAGGCGATCGACAGACTTATAGCCGGTCAGCTTGATGCGACATTCTCGGAAAGCTGGGAAAAAGGTAAGAAGGTAAATCCGCTGAGCTACAATTCAGATACCAAGAACTGTGCTAAATACCTTAAAGACAATAATACTAACTTCGGACTTGTAGTTGTATACAACAACACAGGTGAAGTGCGTATGATCCAGCTTTACAGAAAGGGTATACTGGTCACATACGTAAACGGTGAATACATCGTTAATACATCCAGCAAGGCTCACTTTATCGGTACCGGCACATGGGATAAGATCTATACTGACAGCAAGAAACAATCTCCGGATAGTTTCTACAATATAAATCTTTCCAACAAGCAGATCGGTTCTGACGGAAATATGGGCGGCTGGTATTGA
- a CDS encoding D-2-hydroxyacid dehydrogenase yields the protein MKIVILDSETVSRGGDVSLEGITSLGECEVYGYTPNDEVAEKIGDADAVICNKCLITEEVFESCKNLKYVGLFATGYNNVDLKAADSHGAVVCNVPAYSTDSVAQHTFALILNHFNRIREYADTVDNGDWVNYKLFTYFYIPTYELKGMRIGIIGYGSIGRRVAEIARVFGMEVVTFTRSPEKVGEGARAVSLDELLRTSDVVTMHCPLNEQTKEMINKEALSKMKPTAYFVNTARGGVVNEYDLADALEREVIAGAGIDALTFEPMREDCPLRNAKNATITPHIAWAPRQTRIRLLEVVADNVKAWIDGRPQNVVNTPL from the coding sequence GCTACACACCCAATGATGAGGTGGCTGAAAAGATAGGTGATGCTGATGCGGTCATCTGCAACAAGTGCCTTATCACGGAGGAGGTTTTTGAAAGCTGCAAGAACCTTAAATACGTAGGGCTTTTTGCAACGGGCTACAACAATGTTGACCTGAAGGCGGCTGACAGCCACGGTGCAGTTGTATGCAACGTTCCTGCATACTCCACAGATTCGGTGGCTCAGCATACCTTTGCACTGATACTCAACCATTTCAACAGGATAAGGGAGTACGCAGATACTGTTGATAACGGTGACTGGGTCAACTACAAGCTGTTCACCTACTTCTATATACCTACCTATGAGCTGAAGGGCATGAGGATAGGTATAATCGGCTATGGCAGCATAGGCAGGCGCGTGGCTGAGATAGCGAGAGTTTTCGGCATGGAGGTCGTGACCTTCACACGTTCGCCCGAGAAAGTCGGTGAGGGTGCAAGGGCTGTGAGCCTTGATGAACTGCTGAGAACCAGCGACGTTGTGACTATGCATTGTCCGCTGAACGAGCAGACCAAAGAAATGATAAACAAAGAGGCTCTTTCCAAGATGAAGCCGACGGCATACTTTGTGAATACCGCAAGAGGCGGAGTAGTAAATGAGTATGACCTTGCAGATGCGCTGGAAAGGGAAGTGATCGCAGGTGCTGGTATTGATGCTTTGACATTTGAGCCTATGCGTGAGGATTGTCCCCTGAGAAATGCGAAGAATGCTACGATAACGCCCCATATCGCGTGGGCACCCAGACAGACAAGGATACGTCTGCTGGAGGTAGTAGCGGACAACGTAAAAGCGTGGATAGACGGCAGACCTCAGAACGTGGTGAATACACCGTTATAA